The Nitratidesulfovibrio sp. SRB-5 genome includes a window with the following:
- a CDS encoding aminotransferase class I/II-fold pyridoxal phosphate-dependent enzyme, translating to MNQFPRMHRLPPYVFATVNELKMQLRRQNVDIVDLGMGNPDIPTPQHIVDKLVEASGKGVNHRYSVSRGIPNLRKAICDWYMRRFGVYLDPDTEAVATMGAKEGLSHLSLAMLSPGDVVFAPDPTYPIHTYAPIIAGADVRRIPIGRGRDFFEDLLVATRQTWPQPKLLFISYPHNPTCEIAAPEFFQKVVDFAKEHKIYVIHDFAYADLAFDGHMPPSFMQAEGAKDVGVEFFSMSKSYSMAGWRVGFCVGNRDLVYALTRIKSYLDYGHFQPIQIAATVALNGPQECVTEIVDTYRKRRDVLIEGLGRAGWDVPPPKGTMFVWAQIPEEFRAMGSVEFSKLLLKEGHVAVSPGLGFGAHGDDHVRFALIENEHRTKQAMKGIKKVLSGRSCG from the coding sequence ATGAACCAGTTTCCGCGCATGCACCGTCTGCCTCCCTATGTCTTTGCGACGGTGAACGAACTGAAGATGCAGCTGCGTCGCCAGAACGTGGACATCGTCGACCTTGGCATGGGCAACCCCGACATCCCCACGCCCCAGCACATCGTGGACAAGCTGGTGGAAGCATCGGGCAAGGGCGTGAACCACCGCTACTCGGTGTCGCGCGGCATCCCCAACCTGCGCAAGGCCATCTGCGACTGGTACATGCGCCGCTTCGGCGTGTACCTTGACCCGGACACGGAAGCCGTGGCCACCATGGGCGCCAAGGAAGGGCTTTCGCACCTGTCGCTGGCCATGCTGTCGCCCGGCGATGTGGTGTTCGCGCCGGACCCCACCTACCCCATCCACACCTATGCCCCCATCATTGCCGGGGCCGACGTGCGGCGCATTCCCATCGGGCGCGGGCGCGACTTCTTCGAAGACCTGCTGGTGGCCACCCGCCAGACCTGGCCGCAGCCCAAGCTGCTGTTCATCAGCTACCCGCACAACCCCACCTGCGAGATAGCCGCGCCGGAATTCTTCCAGAAGGTCGTGGACTTCGCCAAGGAACACAAGATCTACGTCATCCACGACTTCGCCTACGCGGACCTGGCCTTCGACGGCCACATGCCGCCCAGCTTCATGCAGGCCGAAGGCGCAAAGGACGTGGGCGTGGAATTCTTCTCCATGTCCAAAAGCTACTCCATGGCCGGATGGCGCGTGGGCTTCTGCGTGGGCAACCGCGACCTGGTCTACGCGCTTACCCGCATCAAGAGCTACCTCGACTACGGCCACTTCCAGCCCATCCAGATCGCGGCCACCGTGGCCCTGAACGGACCGCAGGAATGCGTGACCGAAATCGTGGACACCTACCGCAAGCGGCGCGACGTGCTCATCGAAGGGCTTGGCCGCGCGGGGTGGGACGTGCCGCCGCCCAAGGGCACCATGTTCGTGTGGGCCCAGATTCCCGAGGAATTCCGGGCCATGGGGTCCGTGGAATTCTCCAAGCTGCTGCTCAAGGAAGGCCACGTGGCCGTTTCTCCGGGGCTGGGCTTTGGCGCGCACGGCGACGACCACGTCCGCTTCGCCCTCATCGAGAACGAACACCGTACCAAGCAGGCCATGAAGGGCATCAAGAAGGTGCTCTCCGGGAGGTCGTGTGGGTAG
- the aroL gene encoding shikimate kinase AroL, translated as MNDVKRQARRVYLVGPRASGKTTVGKALAARAGWHFEDTDATLTATAGMTVEQIVEREGWEGFRRRETEALCATLGRDGLVVATGGGMVLAEENRRMLRDGGLVAYLCGSVDLLAGRLARDPLAAQRPSLTGRPIAEEVAEVLAAREPLYRECAHVALDAGDDLRALVERLASLLEG; from the coding sequence ATGAACGACGTAAAGCGGCAGGCGCGGCGGGTGTATCTGGTGGGGCCGCGCGCCAGCGGCAAGACCACGGTGGGCAAGGCCCTGGCAGCCCGCGCCGGTTGGCATTTCGAGGATACCGACGCCACGCTTACCGCCACGGCGGGCATGACCGTGGAGCAGATCGTGGAGCGCGAAGGCTGGGAAGGATTCCGGCGGCGCGAAACCGAGGCCCTGTGCGCAACCCTTGGCCGTGACGGTCTGGTGGTGGCCACCGGCGGCGGCATGGTGCTGGCGGAAGAAAACCGGCGCATGCTGCGGGACGGGGGCCTTGTGGCCTACCTGTGCGGCAGCGTGGACCTGCTGGCCGGACGCCTTGCGCGCGACCCGCTGGCCGCGCAGCGCCCCTCGCTGACCGGGCGGCCCATCGCCGAAGAGGTGGCCGAGGTGCTGGCCGCGCGCGAACCCCTGTACCGGGAATGCGCGCATGTGGCGCTGGACGCCGGGGACGACCTGCGGGCGCTGGTGGAGCGGCTGGCCAGCCTGCTGGAAGGGTAG
- a CDS encoding universal stress protein, whose protein sequence is MQIRKILVPVDGSDYSQRAAEYAADFAKMVGAEVVLLICRMSIPPILGQVAYDQARNSLVAQAEEVLEPCRRLLRERNVPFADRVLEGKVEVAIVDAADYERCDLIIMGSRGHSELEGLLLGSVTHRVLQMASCPVMVIR, encoded by the coding sequence ATGCAGATTCGCAAGATACTCGTTCCCGTGGATGGTTCCGACTACTCGCAGCGCGCGGCGGAATACGCCGCCGACTTCGCGAAAATGGTGGGGGCAGAGGTGGTGCTGCTCATCTGCCGCATGTCCATCCCCCCCATTCTCGGGCAGGTGGCCTACGACCAGGCCCGCAATTCGCTGGTGGCCCAGGCCGAGGAAGTGCTGGAACCCTGTCGCCGCCTGCTGCGCGAGCGCAACGTGCCCTTTGCCGACCGGGTGCTGGAAGGCAAGGTGGAGGTGGCCATCGTGGATGCCGCCGACTACGAGCGCTGCGACCTGATAATCATGGGCTCGCGCGGGCACTCGGAACTGGAGGGGCTGCTGCTGGGCAGCGTCACCCACCGGGTGTTGCAGATGGCGTCGTGTCCCGTGATGGTCATCCGGTAG